Proteins found in one Cricetulus griseus strain 17A/GY chromosome X, alternate assembly CriGri-PICRH-1.0, whole genome shotgun sequence genomic segment:
- the Hmgn5 gene encoding high mobility group nucleosome-binding domain-containing protein 5 isoform X1, whose amino-acid sequence MPKRKAAGDASQEPKRRSARLSAMPVPFTPEVKPKRTPTPRKLKTTNVAVEENKDVGAVTIPETKPEDVKEECNVENAENGEAKIIEAPIPKMETEEIKMNEDAEEDGGEKKEAVAAEGKDDELEENVQNIEKDEDGKEDEDKGEEVKDGNREEILEEKADSAESEDVKEEKDDEEKGDDEKEDGKEEGDGKKEEEKDDKEEKAEVEEEVEEQKEEKEEEDGKRKEEENKEDGKEGQSEEDGKEKDDGKEEDRKEEEGKGKEVAGGGNDENKVEAEKEAENKDFKQDGEKEKSLSGV is encoded by the exons ATGCCCAAAAGAAAG GCTGCAGGTGATGCCAGTCAGGAG CCAAAGAGAAGATCTGCCCGACTGTCTGCT ATGCCTGTGCCCTTTACACCAGAGGTGAAGCCTAAAAGAACGCCAACTCCAAGG AAACTGAAGACCACAAATGTTGcagtggaagaaaacaaagatgttGGTGCCGTAACAATTCCTGAAACCAAGCCAGAGGATGTTAAAGAAGAGTGCAATGTGGAAAATGCTGAAAATGGAGAAGCCAAAATTATTGAG GCACCCATCCCCAAAATGGAAACTGAGGAAATAAAGATGAATGAAGACGCTGAAGAAGATGGAGGCGAAAAGAAAGAAGCAGtggcagcagaaggaaaagatgaTGAGCTAGAAGAAAATGTCCAAAATATAGAGAAAGATGAAGATGGAAAAGAGGATGAAGATAAAGGTGAGGAGGTAAAAGATGGAAATAGGGAAGAAATCCTCGAAGAGAAGGCAGATTCAGCAGAAAGTGAGGATGTGAAAGAGGAAAAAGatgatgaagaaaaaggagatgaTGAAAAAGAAGATGGCAAAGAGGAAGgggatgggaagaaggaagaagagaaagatgacaaggaagagaaagctgaagtggaagaagaagtagaagaacagaaagaggaaaaagaagaggaagatggaaaacgcaaagaagaggaaaataagGAAGATGGAAAGGAAGGCCAGAGtgaggaagatgggaaggagaaagatgaTGGGAAAGAAGAAGatagaaaggaggaagaaggaaaaggaaaagaggttgCAGGGGGAGGCAATGATGAAAACAAGGTGGAGGCTGAAAAAGAAGCTGAAAACAAAGATTTCAAACAagatggagaaaaggagaagTCTCTGAGTGGTGTCTAA
- the Hmgn5 gene encoding high mobility group nucleosome-binding domain-containing protein 5 isoform X2 encodes MPKRKAAGDASQEMPVPFTPEVKPKRTPTPRKLKTTNVAVEENKDVGAVTIPETKPEDVKEECNVENAENGEAKIIEAPIPKMETEEIKMNEDAEEDGGEKKEAVAAEGKDDELEENVQNIEKDEDGKEDEDKGEEVKDGNREEILEEKADSAESEDVKEEKDDEEKGDDEKEDGKEEGDGKKEEEKDDKEEKAEVEEEVEEQKEEKEEEDGKRKEEENKEDGKEGQSEEDGKEKDDGKEEDRKEEEGKGKEVAGGGNDENKVEAEKEAENKDFKQDGEKEKSLSGV; translated from the exons ATGCCCAAAAGAAAG GCTGCAGGTGATGCCAGTCAGGAG ATGCCTGTGCCCTTTACACCAGAGGTGAAGCCTAAAAGAACGCCAACTCCAAGG AAACTGAAGACCACAAATGTTGcagtggaagaaaacaaagatgttGGTGCCGTAACAATTCCTGAAACCAAGCCAGAGGATGTTAAAGAAGAGTGCAATGTGGAAAATGCTGAAAATGGAGAAGCCAAAATTATTGAG GCACCCATCCCCAAAATGGAAACTGAGGAAATAAAGATGAATGAAGACGCTGAAGAAGATGGAGGCGAAAAGAAAGAAGCAGtggcagcagaaggaaaagatgaTGAGCTAGAAGAAAATGTCCAAAATATAGAGAAAGATGAAGATGGAAAAGAGGATGAAGATAAAGGTGAGGAGGTAAAAGATGGAAATAGGGAAGAAATCCTCGAAGAGAAGGCAGATTCAGCAGAAAGTGAGGATGTGAAAGAGGAAAAAGatgatgaagaaaaaggagatgaTGAAAAAGAAGATGGCAAAGAGGAAGgggatgggaagaaggaagaagagaaagatgacaaggaagagaaagctgaagtggaagaagaagtagaagaacagaaagaggaaaaagaagaggaagatggaaaacgcaaagaagaggaaaataagGAAGATGGAAAGGAAGGCCAGAGtgaggaagatgggaaggagaaagatgaTGGGAAAGAAGAAGatagaaaggaggaagaaggaaaaggaaaagaggttgCAGGGGGAGGCAATGATGAAAACAAGGTGGAGGCTGAAAAAGAAGCTGAAAACAAAGATTTCAAACAagatggagaaaaggagaagTCTCTGAGTGGTGTCTAA